The Allorhodopirellula heiligendammensis genome includes a window with the following:
- a CDS encoding mu-protocadherin- cell-suface protein: MPTTLPGNRPNLPTTLPGTKPNLPTTLPGNKPNLPTTLPGTRPGLPGNRPNRPSLPNLGGGGSDRFPGGNHERPSAGDLGDFLGIGGGVRPTPLPGRLPNNPDNANRPNRPGNDRPGDRLPGNNRPGIDRPGNDRPGNDRPGNNRPGIDRPGNNRPGNNRPGIDRPGNNRPGNDRPIVNRPDNRPINIGDLNVGNTVINNRPSWSNINRTSVNRIQGRWGNQIGGLHGWAAAQPNRLNHWHSWGNDVRFRWNGYHHHNNWFAGNWWYSHPGGLCPYHYYHSFNRYPWNYWWRRPTWAATMGWFTWSAPATVWSQPIYYDYGSGGNVTYENNNVYINGEQVATADEFAESAAALATVTPPATEVAPDAGQQDAAESDDWMPLGTFALSTGEDDVEPSRIVQLAVDKSGIISGTVYNRETDQADAIQGRVDKDTQRVAMRLGSTDEVVAETGLYNLTQDEAPLLVHFGKDRVENYVLVRLEEPEDSGEADSDTDDASSDSAVDSL; encoded by the coding sequence TTGCCCACCACACTGCCGGGCAATAGGCCAAATTTGCCGACGACCCTCCCAGGGACAAAACCGAACTTACCCACCACACTTCCAGGCAACAAACCAAACCTACCGACAACGCTGCCAGGCACCAGACCTGGTTTGCCCGGCAATCGGCCGAATCGCCCCAGTCTTCCCAATCTGGGCGGCGGCGGTTCCGACCGCTTTCCTGGCGGTAACCATGAGCGACCCTCGGCGGGTGATCTCGGTGACTTTCTCGGCATCGGCGGCGGTGTTCGTCCAACGCCGCTGCCAGGCCGACTTCCCAACAATCCTGATAATGCCAATCGCCCCAACCGACCTGGAAATGACCGACCGGGCGATCGTCTGCCAGGGAATAACCGGCCTGGAATCGACCGACCGGGCAACGACCGACCGGGCAACGATCGCCCCGGCAACAATCGGCCTGGAATCGACCGACCCGGCAACAATCGACCGGGTAACAACCGACCCGGAATTGACCGACCTGGCAACAATCGACCGGGTAATGACCGACCGATCGTCAATCGGCCCGATAACCGACCTATCAATATCGGCGATTTGAATGTGGGCAACACGGTCATCAACAACCGGCCATCCTGGAGCAATATTAATCGAACTTCGGTCAATCGGATCCAGGGGCGATGGGGTAACCAAATCGGTGGATTGCATGGCTGGGCTGCGGCACAGCCAAACCGTCTCAATCACTGGCATTCATGGGGCAACGACGTGCGGTTCCGCTGGAATGGCTATCACCATCACAACAACTGGTTTGCGGGCAACTGGTGGTACAGTCATCCGGGCGGCCTGTGCCCATATCACTATTACCATAGCTTCAATCGCTACCCGTGGAACTACTGGTGGCGCCGTCCGACATGGGCCGCGACGATGGGGTGGTTTACCTGGTCGGCGCCCGCGACGGTGTGGTCGCAACCGATCTACTACGATTATGGCTCGGGCGGGAACGTGACCTATGAAAACAACAATGTGTATATCAATGGCGAACAAGTCGCGACCGCTGACGAGTTTGCGGAGAGCGCCGCGGCCCTAGCGACTGTCACTCCGCCGGCGACCGAGGTTGCGCCAGACGCGGGGCAGCAGGATGCAGCGGAGAGCGATGACTGGATGCCACTGGGCACCTTTGCTCTGTCGACTGGTGAGGACGATGTCGAGCCATCGCGCATCGTGCAACTCGCGGTCGATAAATCCGGGATCATTTCGGGAACCGTCTATAATCGCGAAACCGATCAAGCTGATGCGATTCAAGGACGCGTCGACAAAGACACGCAGCGCGTAGCAATGCGGCTAGGATCGACCGATGAAGTGGTTGCCGAAACGGGCCTGTACAACTTGACTCAGGACGAAGCTCCGCTGCTGGTTCATTTCGGAAAAGACCGCGTCGAGAACTATGTGCTCGTTCGATTGGAAGAACCTGAAGACTCCGGTGAAGCCGACAGTGATACGGATGACGCGAGCAGCGACAGTGCGGTCGACAGCCTGTGA
- a CDS encoding AsmA-like C-terminal region-containing protein, translated as MMRSAIIVLCLYCSPLLAIRCVAQVAPAATAAPVAASAPATPATKPRFWSTQWTFDGIDVAKLAARLSRIGIRLGLPLEGKVSVRFEVGVPWTSLTDAAAYRFDGTLTSPSLRVDNLQFDNLAARVTYRDGQVALNRLRANLITAQVGTPGVIEGSATAALVPRGDLTASLNIEDIALRPIMDLVMKVGASSTNTLVQGGKVSGNVQFAVPLDSISQIETYRLSGDVAGDALALRGLPPASLNINDISIRTRILNLGRLDLTAGESAAESIRLEGNATLPLDGSGPFHFNVQGDDIPTQSVAALLQSASGDTSPSDGFTWVQGKLDFQSTGSGRFSKSLQESQWDIHAAVASPGLRVAGVDLGVLEHDIQLTPSSLRIRPRRSVATLPNTVKIRELSCDYRIQPNAVQIDSLDAQMFGGRLQGSATIPSDGADMLLADVHFSQLRPTIRIPVAMTTAPDFNASISGEVKWQVPMASLAQPAAHLGTAELNVADMRLGDEELGQFHLALSAQAGEIDLRGEGEILDGTMRVNMVAEATAEDRWSDVLRRLRKYEIQLSDLSIRSVMFFAGTDRSDISGKISGAINGTTTPSLGSDGAQTQLELRVTDLRYRDMLVSRQTSASSVFDGRILTIDSLVGDYAGGTARANGRVELDRQNGAFQLRTDMTARVDRIDLRRGLFFVPMVSEQVDGKGSGTIRLSGTNYAIRVRGNVVGRQLVLANVALGTAHSGILVDADAMTQRWKLRLPTIVASVGGGSLEGELSVSSSHRGTRGVDLSSRWKTRRVDFFRLSDQLGQATSLATGEITGEMTLGGKSVRGIDDLAGRFRFRLGETRGGAVPGLVGVGQWLGPVSLATEKFDVGEAHGVIGNGVLTMDEFWLGSDAALIRADGQIFLRSQRMDIEALIATGDYRDLAFDLQRLAQRYLLRTLLPSSVILDVSELLRDRTLVVRILGRIDHPIVRLQTAETFREEAARFLIRESGRLIFTGAGVGVVGGISDGF; from the coding sequence ATGATGCGTTCCGCGATTATTGTATTGTGCTTGTATTGCAGCCCACTCCTCGCCATCCGCTGTGTGGCACAAGTCGCTCCGGCTGCAACTGCGGCACCAGTGGCGGCTTCCGCCCCCGCAACACCGGCGACGAAACCGCGATTTTGGTCGACCCAGTGGACCTTTGACGGCATTGATGTGGCCAAACTTGCGGCTCGATTGTCCCGCATCGGCATCCGCCTGGGGTTGCCGTTGGAGGGGAAGGTATCGGTGCGGTTTGAGGTCGGTGTGCCCTGGACATCGCTCACCGATGCCGCTGCGTATCGGTTCGATGGCACGCTGACCAGTCCCTCGCTGCGAGTTGACAACCTTCAATTTGACAATTTAGCGGCACGCGTGACTTATCGTGACGGCCAGGTCGCATTGAACAGATTGCGTGCGAATCTCATCACAGCTCAGGTTGGTACGCCCGGTGTGATCGAAGGCTCTGCAACCGCTGCGCTCGTGCCCCGTGGTGATCTGACGGCGAGTCTGAACATCGAAGACATCGCCCTGAGGCCGATCATGGACTTGGTGATGAAAGTCGGTGCAAGTTCCACCAACACCCTCGTTCAAGGCGGCAAGGTATCGGGCAATGTTCAGTTCGCCGTGCCACTCGATTCAATCTCGCAAATCGAAACCTACCGGTTGAGTGGAGACGTCGCGGGCGACGCATTGGCGCTCCGAGGTCTGCCGCCTGCGTCGCTGAATATCAACGATATTTCAATTCGAACGCGTATCCTGAATTTGGGACGGCTCGATCTCACCGCCGGCGAGTCCGCAGCCGAATCGATTCGCCTGGAGGGGAATGCGACGCTGCCGTTGGACGGCAGCGGACCGTTTCACTTCAACGTTCAAGGCGATGATATTCCCACGCAGAGCGTTGCCGCGTTGCTGCAATCGGCCAGCGGTGACACGTCTCCCAGCGATGGGTTTACATGGGTGCAAGGCAAGCTCGATTTTCAGAGCACCGGCAGCGGGCGATTTTCCAAATCGCTTCAGGAGAGTCAGTGGGATATTCACGCCGCTGTGGCATCGCCAGGACTACGAGTCGCTGGCGTCGACCTCGGGGTGTTGGAGCATGATATTCAGCTGACACCGAGCAGTCTGCGGATTCGACCTCGACGCTCCGTTGCGACGCTTCCAAACACAGTTAAAATTCGTGAGCTCAGCTGTGACTATCGGATCCAGCCCAACGCGGTACAGATCGACTCGCTGGATGCGCAGATGTTTGGCGGTCGGCTGCAAGGTTCGGCGACGATACCCTCTGACGGGGCAGACATGCTGCTAGCCGATGTGCACTTCTCGCAGCTCCGCCCGACGATTCGAATACCGGTTGCCATGACGACGGCTCCCGATTTCAATGCCTCCATCTCAGGTGAAGTTAAGTGGCAGGTGCCAATGGCGTCACTAGCCCAGCCAGCAGCACACCTGGGAACCGCTGAGCTGAACGTTGCCGACATGCGGTTAGGTGACGAGGAATTGGGCCAGTTTCATCTCGCGCTATCTGCTCAGGCGGGTGAGATTGATCTGCGCGGCGAAGGTGAAATACTCGATGGTACCATGCGGGTTAATATGGTGGCGGAGGCGACGGCGGAGGATCGATGGTCCGACGTGCTCAGACGCTTGCGCAAATACGAAATACAACTCAGTGATCTCTCGATTAGATCAGTGATGTTTTTTGCTGGCACGGACCGGTCCGACATCAGTGGGAAGATCTCCGGCGCAATCAATGGCACGACTACCCCTAGTCTTGGCAGTGACGGAGCTCAAACGCAGCTCGAGCTCAGGGTCACCGATCTGCGATATCGGGATATGCTTGTTTCCAGGCAGACGTCGGCAAGCAGCGTTTTCGATGGTCGCATATTGACGATCGACTCGCTTGTGGGCGACTATGCTGGCGGGACGGCACGAGCCAACGGGCGAGTGGAATTGGATCGGCAGAATGGTGCATTTCAGCTGCGTACAGATATGACCGCCCGAGTCGACCGAATTGATTTACGTCGGGGATTGTTTTTTGTGCCGATGGTCAGCGAACAGGTTGATGGAAAAGGGTCTGGCACGATTCGACTGAGTGGCACCAATTACGCGATACGAGTTCGTGGCAATGTTGTCGGTCGACAACTCGTACTTGCAAACGTCGCATTGGGTACCGCGCACAGCGGAATTCTTGTCGATGCCGATGCTATGACCCAACGCTGGAAACTGCGATTGCCGACCATTGTGGCGAGTGTGGGCGGGGGGTCGCTTGAAGGGGAGTTATCTGTCTCGTCCTCACATCGAGGTACTCGTGGGGTGGACTTGTCGAGTCGTTGGAAGACACGACGTGTCGACTTTTTTCGCTTAAGCGACCAGCTCGGCCAAGCCACCAGTCTCGCCACAGGAGAAATCACGGGAGAGATGACTCTCGGCGGCAAATCGGTGCGTGGTATCGACGATCTCGCGGGGCGGTTCCGATTCCGCTTGGGTGAGACTCGCGGTGGTGCGGTCCCCGGGCTGGTCGGTGTCGGGCAATGGCTCGGACCAGTATCGTTGGCAACTGAAAAATTTGACGTGGGTGAGGCGCACGGTGTGATCGGCAACGGCGTGCTCACAATGGACGAGTTTTGGTTGGGATCTGATGCGGCGTTGATCCGAGCTGATGGGCAGATTTTCCTGCGGAGCCAGCGCATGGACATCGAGGCGCTGATCGCAACGGGCGACTACCGCGATCTTGCATTCGACTTGCAGCGGTTGGCTCAGCGGTATCTGCTGCGTACGTTGCTGCCCAGTTCGGTGATTCTAGATGTATCAGAATTGCTTCGAGATCGTACCCTGGTGGTTCGGATTCTCGGTCGGATCGACCACCCCATCGTGCGGCTGCAAACTGCCGAAACGTTCCGAGAGGAAGCCGCTCGGTTCCTCATTCGGGAGAGCGGACGCTTGATCTTCACAGGCGCTGGCGTGGGCGTCGTCGGTGGTATTAGTGACGGGTTCTGA